From a single Salvelinus sp. IW2-2015 linkage group LG22, ASM291031v2, whole genome shotgun sequence genomic region:
- the LOC111949389 gene encoding phosphatidylinositol-binding clathrin assembly protein isoform X6 → MSGQSITDRITAAQHSVTGSAVSKTVCKATTHEIMGPKKKHLDYLIHCTNEMNVNIPQLADSLFERTTSTSWVVVFKSLIATHHLMVYGNERFVQYLASRNTLFNLSNFLDKSGLQGLSLPGYDMSTFIRRYSRYLNEKAVSYRQVAFDFTKVKRGVDGVMRTMNTEKLLKTIPIIQSQMDALLDFNVNANELTNGVINAGFMLLFKDSIRLFAAYNEGIINLLEKYFDMKKTQCKEGLDIYKKFLTRMTRISEFLKVAEQVGIDRGDIPDLSQAPSSLLEALEQHLASLEGKKVKDSTAASRASTLSNAVSSLASTGMSFTKVDEREKQAALEEEQARLKALKEQRLKELSKRPSFTTTDTSPVSITGGTISTAPAIDLFSTPSCSNGALKMESDLFDIQQTFNPSVQASSTGLPVATAWADPFTSAEAGDDSMPNLNPFLSKVVVDAATHLPVVSSDGVSYSSRTSGHEMFGDSFCSGPVSMAQHLPHQAPYPTEPSTVACLFRGYSTASQAPPPGALQVDFESVFGAKATGVNNIDSDDILKPTMVGSNQALCSINQLSDKLVGVDLDSSLANLVGNLGIGNGTTKK, encoded by the exons ACCTGATCCATTGCACCAATGAGATGAATGTGAACATTCCCCAGCTGGCTGACTCACTGTTTGAGAGGACMACCAGCACGAGCTGGGTGGTGGTCTTCAAGTCGCTCATCGCCACACACCACCTTATGGTCTACGGCAATGAG CGTTTTGTGCAGTACTTGGCTTCAAGGAACACATTATTCAACCTCAGTAATTTTTTGGACAAAAGTGGTTTACAAG gtctctctctcccaggctaCGATATGTCCACATTTATCCGGAGGTACAGTCGATATCTGAATGAAAAGGCTGTGTCATACAGACAGGTTGCCTTTGACTTCACTAAAGTAAAGCGAGG gGTGGATGGGGTGATGAGGACCATGAATACAGAGAAGCTACTGAAGACCATCCCTATCATACAAAGCCAGATGGACGCCCTCCTCGACTTCAAT GTTAATGCCAATGAGCTCACAAAYGGAGTGATCAATGCAGGGTTCATGCTCCTCTTCAAAGATTCCATTAGGCTTTTTGCTGCATATAACGAAGGCATCATCAACCTGCTGG AGAAGTACTTTGACATGAAGAAAACMCAGTGTAAAGAGGGCCTGGATATCTACAARAAGTTCCTGACACGAATGACCCGAATCTCAGAGTTCCTTAAAGTGGCAGAG CAGGTGGGGATTGATCGAGGAGACATTCCAGACCTTTCCCAG GCTCCCAGTAGCCTCCTGGAAGCTCTGGAGCAGCACCTGGCCTCTCTAGAGGGGAAGAAAGTCAAAGACTCCACTGCTGCCAGCAG GGCTAGTACTCTATCCAACGCAGTGTCCTCGCTGGCCAGTACAGGGATGTCTTTTACTAAAGTAGACGAGCGGGAGAAGCAGGCTGctctggaggaggaacaggctcgtCTCAAAGCACTGAAG GAACAGAGGCTGAAGGAGCTCTCTAAGAGGCCTTCCTTCACCACCACAGACACGTCTCCGGTCTCCATCACCGGGGGCACTATCAGCACAGCCCCGGCAATCGACCTCTTCTCCACACCCAGCTGCTCCAATGG TGCTCTGAAGATGGAGAGTGACCTGTTTGACATTCAGCAGACCTTTAACCCTTCAGTGCAGGCCAGTTCTACAGGGCTTCCTGTGGCCACAGCATGGGCAG ATCCTTTCACCTCTGCTGAAGCTGGAGATGATTCCatgccaaaccttaaccctttccTCTCAAAAGTTGTTGTCGATGCCGCCACTCACTTGCCTGTCGTGTCCTCCGACGGTGTTAGCTATTCCTCTAGGACGTCTGGTCATGAAATGTTTGGTG ACTCCTTCTGTAGTGGTCCAGTGTCCATGGCCCAGCACCTTCCACACCAGGCTCCCTACCCCACTGAGCCCTCTACTGTAGCATGTCTATTCAGAG GGTACTCCACAGCATCACAGGCCCCTCCCCCAGGAGCACTCCAGGTGGATTTCGAGTCAGTCTTTGGAGCCAAAGCTACCGGCGTTAACAACATTGACTCTGATG ACATCCTGAAACCCACCATGGTCGGCTCCAATCAGGCCTTGTGCTCCATCAATCAGCTGTCAGACAAACTGGTCGGAGTTGACCTGGACTCCTCCCTGGCCAACCTGGTGGGCA ATCTCGGGATTGGAAATGGCACAACAAAAAAGTAA
- the LOC111949389 gene encoding phosphatidylinositol-binding clathrin assembly protein isoform X1 — translation MSGQSITDRITAAQHSVTGSAVSKTVCKATTHEIMGPKKKHLDYLIHCTNEMNVNIPQLADSLFERTTSTSWVVVFKSLIATHHLMVYGNERFVQYLASRNTLFNLSNFLDKSGLQGLSLPGYDMSTFIRRYSRYLNEKAVSYRQVAFDFTKVKRGVDGVMRTMNTEKLLKTIPIIQSQMDALLDFNVNANELTNGVINAGFMLLFKDSIRLFAAYNEGIINLLEKYFDMKKTQCKEGLDIYKKFLTRMTRISEFLKVAEQVGIDRGDIPDLSQAPSSLLEALEQHLASLEGKKVKDSTAASRASTLSNAVSSLASTGMSFTKVDEREKQAALEEEQARLKALKEQRLKELSKRPSFTTTDTSPVSITGGTISTAPAIDLFSTPSCSNGALKMESDLFDIQQTFNPSVQASSTGLPVATAWADPFTSAEAGDDSMPNLNPFLSKVVVDAATHLPVVSSDGVSYSSRTSGHEMFGDRYNPFTDTNSSVSSNYKRTVRIEHSISDSFCSGPVSMAQHLPHQAPYPTEPSTVACLFRGYSTASQAPPPGALQVDFESVFGAKATGVNNIDSDDILKPTMVGSNQALCSINQLSDKLVGVDLDSSLANLVGNLGIGNGTTKK, via the exons ACCTGATCCATTGCACCAATGAGATGAATGTGAACATTCCCCAGCTGGCTGACTCACTGTTTGAGAGGACMACCAGCACGAGCTGGGTGGTGGTCTTCAAGTCGCTCATCGCCACACACCACCTTATGGTCTACGGCAATGAG CGTTTTGTGCAGTACTTGGCTTCAAGGAACACATTATTCAACCTCAGTAATTTTTTGGACAAAAGTGGTTTACAAG gtctctctctcccaggctaCGATATGTCCACATTTATCCGGAGGTACAGTCGATATCTGAATGAAAAGGCTGTGTCATACAGACAGGTTGCCTTTGACTTCACTAAAGTAAAGCGAGG gGTGGATGGGGTGATGAGGACCATGAATACAGAGAAGCTACTGAAGACCATCCCTATCATACAAAGCCAGATGGACGCCCTCCTCGACTTCAAT GTTAATGCCAATGAGCTCACAAAYGGAGTGATCAATGCAGGGTTCATGCTCCTCTTCAAAGATTCCATTAGGCTTTTTGCTGCATATAACGAAGGCATCATCAACCTGCTGG AGAAGTACTTTGACATGAAGAAAACMCAGTGTAAAGAGGGCCTGGATATCTACAARAAGTTCCTGACACGAATGACCCGAATCTCAGAGTTCCTTAAAGTGGCAGAG CAGGTGGGGATTGATCGAGGAGACATTCCAGACCTTTCCCAG GCTCCCAGTAGCCTCCTGGAAGCTCTGGAGCAGCACCTGGCCTCTCTAGAGGGGAAGAAAGTCAAAGACTCCACTGCTGCCAGCAG GGCTAGTACTCTATCCAACGCAGTGTCCTCGCTGGCCAGTACAGGGATGTCTTTTACTAAAGTAGACGAGCGGGAGAAGCAGGCTGctctggaggaggaacaggctcgtCTCAAAGCACTGAAG GAACAGAGGCTGAAGGAGCTCTCTAAGAGGCCTTCCTTCACCACCACAGACACGTCTCCGGTCTCCATCACCGGGGGCACTATCAGCACAGCCCCGGCAATCGACCTCTTCTCCACACCCAGCTGCTCCAATGG TGCTCTGAAGATGGAGAGTGACCTGTTTGACATTCAGCAGACCTTTAACCCTTCAGTGCAGGCCAGTTCTACAGGGCTTCCTGTGGCCACAGCATGGGCAG ATCCTTTCACCTCTGCTGAAGCTGGAGATGATTCCatgccaaaccttaaccctttccTCTCAAAAGTTGTTGTCGATGCCGCCACTCACTTGCCTGTCGTGTCCTCCGACGGTGTTAGCTATTCCTCTAGGACGTCTGGTCATGAAATGTTTGGTG ATCGTTATAATCCCTTTACTGACACAAACTCGTCCGTTTCAAGCAATTACAAACGCACAGTGCGGATAGAACACTCCATCTCAG ACTCCTTCTGTAGTGGTCCAGTGTCCATGGCCCAGCACCTTCCACACCAGGCTCCCTACCCCACTGAGCCCTCTACTGTAGCATGTCTATTCAGAG GGTACTCCACAGCATCACAGGCCCCTCCCCCAGGAGCACTCCAGGTGGATTTCGAGTCAGTCTTTGGAGCCAAAGCTACCGGCGTTAACAACATTGACTCTGATG ACATCCTGAAACCCACCATGGTCGGCTCCAATCAGGCCTTGTGCTCCATCAATCAGCTGTCAGACAAACTGGTCGGAGTTGACCTGGACTCCTCCCTGGCCAACCTGGTGGGCA ATCTCGGGATTGGAAATGGCACAACAAAAAAGTAA
- the LOC111949389 gene encoding phosphatidylinositol-binding clathrin assembly protein isoform X5 gives MSGQSITDRITAAQHSVTGSAVSKTVCKATTHEIMGPKKKHLDYLIHCTNEMNVNIPQLADSLFERTTSTSWVVVFKSLIATHHLMVYGNERFVQYLASRNTLFNLSNFLDKSGLQGYDMSTFIRRYSRYLNEKAVSYRQVAFDFTKVKRGVDGVMRTMNTEKLLKTIPIIQSQMDALLDFNVNANELTNGVINAGFMLLFKDSIRLFAAYNEGIINLLEKYFDMKKTQCKEGLDIYKKFLTRMTRISEFLKVAEQVGIDRGDIPDLSQAPSSLLEALEQHLASLEGKKVKDSTAASRASTLSNAVSSLASTGMSFTKVDEREKQAALEEEQARLKALKRLKELSKRPSFTTTDTSPVSITGGTISTAPAIDLFSTPSCSNGALKMESDLFDIQQTFNPSVQASSTGLPVATAWADPFTSAEAGDDSMPNLNPFLSKVVVDAATHLPVVSSDGVSYSSRTSGHEMFGDRYNPFTDTNSSVSSNYKRTVRIEHSISDSFCSGPVSMAQHLPHQAPYPTEPSTVACLFRGYSTASQAPPPGALQVDFESVFGAKATGVNNIDSDDILKPTMVGSNQALCSINQLSDKLVGVDLDSSLANLVGNLGIGNGTTKK, from the exons ACCTGATCCATTGCACCAATGAGATGAATGTGAACATTCCCCAGCTGGCTGACTCACTGTTTGAGAGGACMACCAGCACGAGCTGGGTGGTGGTCTTCAAGTCGCTCATCGCCACACACCACCTTATGGTCTACGGCAATGAG CGTTTTGTGCAGTACTTGGCTTCAAGGAACACATTATTCAACCTCAGTAATTTTTTGGACAAAAGTGGTTTACAAG gctaCGATATGTCCACATTTATCCGGAGGTACAGTCGATATCTGAATGAAAAGGCTGTGTCATACAGACAGGTTGCCTTTGACTTCACTAAAGTAAAGCGAGG gGTGGATGGGGTGATGAGGACCATGAATACAGAGAAGCTACTGAAGACCATCCCTATCATACAAAGCCAGATGGACGCCCTCCTCGACTTCAAT GTTAATGCCAATGAGCTCACAAAYGGAGTGATCAATGCAGGGTTCATGCTCCTCTTCAAAGATTCCATTAGGCTTTTTGCTGCATATAACGAAGGCATCATCAACCTGCTGG AGAAGTACTTTGACATGAAGAAAACMCAGTGTAAAGAGGGCCTGGATATCTACAARAAGTTCCTGACACGAATGACCCGAATCTCAGAGTTCCTTAAAGTGGCAGAG CAGGTGGGGATTGATCGAGGAGACATTCCAGACCTTTCCCAG GCTCCCAGTAGCCTCCTGGAAGCTCTGGAGCAGCACCTGGCCTCTCTAGAGGGGAAGAAAGTCAAAGACTCCACTGCTGCCAGCAG GGCTAGTACTCTATCCAACGCAGTGTCCTCGCTGGCCAGTACAGGGATGTCTTTTACTAAAGTAGACGAGCGGGAGAAGCAGGCTGctctggaggaggaacaggctcgtCTCAAAGCACTGAAG AGGCTGAAGGAGCTCTCTAAGAGGCCTTCCTTCACCACCACAGACACGTCTCCGGTCTCCATCACCGGGGGCACTATCAGCACAGCCCCGGCAATCGACCTCTTCTCCACACCCAGCTGCTCCAATGG TGCTCTGAAGATGGAGAGTGACCTGTTTGACATTCAGCAGACCTTTAACCCTTCAGTGCAGGCCAGTTCTACAGGGCTTCCTGTGGCCACAGCATGGGCAG ATCCTTTCACCTCTGCTGAAGCTGGAGATGATTCCatgccaaaccttaaccctttccTCTCAAAAGTTGTTGTCGATGCCGCCACTCACTTGCCTGTCGTGTCCTCCGACGGTGTTAGCTATTCCTCTAGGACGTCTGGTCATGAAATGTTTGGTG ATCGTTATAATCCCTTTACTGACACAAACTCGTCCGTTTCAAGCAATTACAAACGCACAGTGCGGATAGAACACTCCATCTCAG ACTCCTTCTGTAGTGGTCCAGTGTCCATGGCCCAGCACCTTCCACACCAGGCTCCCTACCCCACTGAGCCCTCTACTGTAGCATGTCTATTCAGAG GGTACTCCACAGCATCACAGGCCCCTCCCCCAGGAGCACTCCAGGTGGATTTCGAGTCAGTCTTTGGAGCCAAAGCTACCGGCGTTAACAACATTGACTCTGATG ACATCCTGAAACCCACCATGGTCGGCTCCAATCAGGCCTTGTGCTCCATCAATCAGCTGTCAGACAAACTGGTCGGAGTTGACCTGGACTCCTCCCTGGCCAACCTGGTGGGCA ATCTCGGGATTGGAAATGGCACAACAAAAAAGTAA
- the LOC111949389 gene encoding phosphatidylinositol-binding clathrin assembly protein isoform X4 gives MSGQSITDRITAAQHSVTGSAVSKTVCKATTHEIMGPKKKHLDYLIHCTNEMNVNIPQLADSLFERTTSTSWVVVFKSLIATHHLMVYGNERFVQYLASRNTLFNLSNFLDKSGLQGYDMSTFIRRYSRYLNEKAVSYRQVAFDFTKVKRGVDGVMRTMNTEKLLKTIPIIQSQMDALLDFNVNANELTNGVINAGFMLLFKDSIRLFAAYNEGIINLLEKYFDMKKTQCKEGLDIYKKFLTRMTRISEFLKVAEQVGIDRGDIPDLSQAPSSLLEALEQHLASLEGKKVKDSTAASRASTLSNAVSSLASTGMSFTKVDEREKQAALEEEQARLKALKEQRLKELSKRPSFTTTDTSPVSITGGTISTAPAIDLFSTPSCSNGALKMESDLFDIQQTFNPSVQASSTGLPVATAWADPFTSAEAGDDSMPNLNPFLSKVVVDAATHLPVVSSDGVSYSSRTSGHEMFGDRYNPFTDTNSSVSSNYKRTVRIEHSISDSFCSGPVSMAQHLPHQAPYPTEPSTVACLFRGYSTASQAPPPGALQVDFESVFGAKATGVNNIDSDDILKPTMVGSNQALCSINQLSDKLVGVDLDSSLANLVGNLGIGNGTTKK, from the exons ACCTGATCCATTGCACCAATGAGATGAATGTGAACATTCCCCAGCTGGCTGACTCACTGTTTGAGAGGACMACCAGCACGAGCTGGGTGGTGGTCTTCAAGTCGCTCATCGCCACACACCACCTTATGGTCTACGGCAATGAG CGTTTTGTGCAGTACTTGGCTTCAAGGAACACATTATTCAACCTCAGTAATTTTTTGGACAAAAGTGGTTTACAAG gctaCGATATGTCCACATTTATCCGGAGGTACAGTCGATATCTGAATGAAAAGGCTGTGTCATACAGACAGGTTGCCTTTGACTTCACTAAAGTAAAGCGAGG gGTGGATGGGGTGATGAGGACCATGAATACAGAGAAGCTACTGAAGACCATCCCTATCATACAAAGCCAGATGGACGCCCTCCTCGACTTCAAT GTTAATGCCAATGAGCTCACAAAYGGAGTGATCAATGCAGGGTTCATGCTCCTCTTCAAAGATTCCATTAGGCTTTTTGCTGCATATAACGAAGGCATCATCAACCTGCTGG AGAAGTACTTTGACATGAAGAAAACMCAGTGTAAAGAGGGCCTGGATATCTACAARAAGTTCCTGACACGAATGACCCGAATCTCAGAGTTCCTTAAAGTGGCAGAG CAGGTGGGGATTGATCGAGGAGACATTCCAGACCTTTCCCAG GCTCCCAGTAGCCTCCTGGAAGCTCTGGAGCAGCACCTGGCCTCTCTAGAGGGGAAGAAAGTCAAAGACTCCACTGCTGCCAGCAG GGCTAGTACTCTATCCAACGCAGTGTCCTCGCTGGCCAGTACAGGGATGTCTTTTACTAAAGTAGACGAGCGGGAGAAGCAGGCTGctctggaggaggaacaggctcgtCTCAAAGCACTGAAG GAACAGAGGCTGAAGGAGCTCTCTAAGAGGCCTTCCTTCACCACCACAGACACGTCTCCGGTCTCCATCACCGGGGGCACTATCAGCACAGCCCCGGCAATCGACCTCTTCTCCACACCCAGCTGCTCCAATGG TGCTCTGAAGATGGAGAGTGACCTGTTTGACATTCAGCAGACCTTTAACCCTTCAGTGCAGGCCAGTTCTACAGGGCTTCCTGTGGCCACAGCATGGGCAG ATCCTTTCACCTCTGCTGAAGCTGGAGATGATTCCatgccaaaccttaaccctttccTCTCAAAAGTTGTTGTCGATGCCGCCACTCACTTGCCTGTCGTGTCCTCCGACGGTGTTAGCTATTCCTCTAGGACGTCTGGTCATGAAATGTTTGGTG ATCGTTATAATCCCTTTACTGACACAAACTCGTCCGTTTCAAGCAATTACAAACGCACAGTGCGGATAGAACACTCCATCTCAG ACTCCTTCTGTAGTGGTCCAGTGTCCATGGCCCAGCACCTTCCACACCAGGCTCCCTACCCCACTGAGCCCTCTACTGTAGCATGTCTATTCAGAG GGTACTCCACAGCATCACAGGCCCCTCCCCCAGGAGCACTCCAGGTGGATTTCGAGTCAGTCTTTGGAGCCAAAGCTACCGGCGTTAACAACATTGACTCTGATG ACATCCTGAAACCCACCATGGTCGGCTCCAATCAGGCCTTGTGCTCCATCAATCAGCTGTCAGACAAACTGGTCGGAGTTGACCTGGACTCCTCCCTGGCCAACCTGGTGGGCA ATCTCGGGATTGGAAATGGCACAACAAAAAAGTAA
- the LOC111949389 gene encoding phosphatidylinositol-binding clathrin assembly protein isoform X2, translated as MSGQSITDRITAAQHSVTGSAVSKTVCKATTHEIMGPKKKHLDYLIHCTNEMNVNIPQLADSLFERTTSTSWVVVFKSLIATHHLMVYGNERFVQYLASRNTLFNLSNFLDKSGLQGLSLPGYDMSTFIRRYSRYLNEKAVSYRQVAFDFTKVKRGVDGVMRTMNTEKLLKTIPIIQSQMDALLDFNVNANELTNGVINAGFMLLFKDSIRLFAAYNEGIINLLEKYFDMKKTQCKEGLDIYKKFLTRMTRISEFLKVAEVGIDRGDIPDLSQAPSSLLEALEQHLASLEGKKVKDSTAASRASTLSNAVSSLASTGMSFTKVDEREKQAALEEEQARLKALKEQRLKELSKRPSFTTTDTSPVSITGGTISTAPAIDLFSTPSCSNGALKMESDLFDIQQTFNPSVQASSTGLPVATAWADPFTSAEAGDDSMPNLNPFLSKVVVDAATHLPVVSSDGVSYSSRTSGHEMFGDRYNPFTDTNSSVSSNYKRTVRIEHSISDSFCSGPVSMAQHLPHQAPYPTEPSTVACLFRGYSTASQAPPPGALQVDFESVFGAKATGVNNIDSDDILKPTMVGSNQALCSINQLSDKLVGVDLDSSLANLVGNLGIGNGTTKK; from the exons ACCTGATCCATTGCACCAATGAGATGAATGTGAACATTCCCCAGCTGGCTGACTCACTGTTTGAGAGGACMACCAGCACGAGCTGGGTGGTGGTCTTCAAGTCGCTCATCGCCACACACCACCTTATGGTCTACGGCAATGAG CGTTTTGTGCAGTACTTGGCTTCAAGGAACACATTATTCAACCTCAGTAATTTTTTGGACAAAAGTGGTTTACAAG gtctctctctcccaggctaCGATATGTCCACATTTATCCGGAGGTACAGTCGATATCTGAATGAAAAGGCTGTGTCATACAGACAGGTTGCCTTTGACTTCACTAAAGTAAAGCGAGG gGTGGATGGGGTGATGAGGACCATGAATACAGAGAAGCTACTGAAGACCATCCCTATCATACAAAGCCAGATGGACGCCCTCCTCGACTTCAAT GTTAATGCCAATGAGCTCACAAAYGGAGTGATCAATGCAGGGTTCATGCTCCTCTTCAAAGATTCCATTAGGCTTTTTGCTGCATATAACGAAGGCATCATCAACCTGCTGG AGAAGTACTTTGACATGAAGAAAACMCAGTGTAAAGAGGGCCTGGATATCTACAARAAGTTCCTGACACGAATGACCCGAATCTCAGAGTTCCTTAAAGTGGCAGAG GTGGGGATTGATCGAGGAGACATTCCAGACCTTTCCCAG GCTCCCAGTAGCCTCCTGGAAGCTCTGGAGCAGCACCTGGCCTCTCTAGAGGGGAAGAAAGTCAAAGACTCCACTGCTGCCAGCAG GGCTAGTACTCTATCCAACGCAGTGTCCTCGCTGGCCAGTACAGGGATGTCTTTTACTAAAGTAGACGAGCGGGAGAAGCAGGCTGctctggaggaggaacaggctcgtCTCAAAGCACTGAAG GAACAGAGGCTGAAGGAGCTCTCTAAGAGGCCTTCCTTCACCACCACAGACACGTCTCCGGTCTCCATCACCGGGGGCACTATCAGCACAGCCCCGGCAATCGACCTCTTCTCCACACCCAGCTGCTCCAATGG TGCTCTGAAGATGGAGAGTGACCTGTTTGACATTCAGCAGACCTTTAACCCTTCAGTGCAGGCCAGTTCTACAGGGCTTCCTGTGGCCACAGCATGGGCAG ATCCTTTCACCTCTGCTGAAGCTGGAGATGATTCCatgccaaaccttaaccctttccTCTCAAAAGTTGTTGTCGATGCCGCCACTCACTTGCCTGTCGTGTCCTCCGACGGTGTTAGCTATTCCTCTAGGACGTCTGGTCATGAAATGTTTGGTG ATCGTTATAATCCCTTTACTGACACAAACTCGTCCGTTTCAAGCAATTACAAACGCACAGTGCGGATAGAACACTCCATCTCAG ACTCCTTCTGTAGTGGTCCAGTGTCCATGGCCCAGCACCTTCCACACCAGGCTCCCTACCCCACTGAGCCCTCTACTGTAGCATGTCTATTCAGAG GGTACTCCACAGCATCACAGGCCCCTCCCCCAGGAGCACTCCAGGTGGATTTCGAGTCAGTCTTTGGAGCCAAAGCTACCGGCGTTAACAACATTGACTCTGATG ACATCCTGAAACCCACCATGGTCGGCTCCAATCAGGCCTTGTGCTCCATCAATCAGCTGTCAGACAAACTGGTCGGAGTTGACCTGGACTCCTCCCTGGCCAACCTGGTGGGCA ATCTCGGGATTGGAAATGGCACAACAAAAAAGTAA
- the LOC111949389 gene encoding phosphatidylinositol-binding clathrin assembly protein isoform X8: MSGQSITDRITAAQHSVTGSAVSKTVCKATTHEIMGPKKKHLDYLIHCTNEMNVNIPQLADSLFERTTSTSWVVVFKSLIATHHLMVYGNERFVQYLASRNTLFNLSNFLDKSGLQGLSLPGYDMSTFIRRYSRYLNEKAVSYRQVAFDFTKVKRGVDGVMRTMNTEKLLKTIPIIQSQMDALLDFNVNANELTNGVINAGFMLLFKDSIRLFAAYNEGIINLLEKYFDMKKTQCKEGLDIYKKFLTRMTRISEFLKVAEQVGIDRGDIPDLSQAPSSLLEALEQHLASLEGKKVKDSTAASRASTLSNAVSSLASTGMSFTKVDEREKQAALEEEQARLKALKEQRLKELSKRPSFTTTDTSPVSITGGTISTAPAIDLFSTPSCSNGALKMESDLFDIQQTFNPSVQASSTGLPVATAWAGYSTASQAPPPGALQVDFESVFGAKATGVNNIDSDDILKPTMVGSNQALCSINQLSDKLVGVDLDSSLANLVGNLGIGNGTTKK, from the exons ACCTGATCCATTGCACCAATGAGATGAATGTGAACATTCCCCAGCTGGCTGACTCACTGTTTGAGAGGACMACCAGCACGAGCTGGGTGGTGGTCTTCAAGTCGCTCATCGCCACACACCACCTTATGGTCTACGGCAATGAG CGTTTTGTGCAGTACTTGGCTTCAAGGAACACATTATTCAACCTCAGTAATTTTTTGGACAAAAGTGGTTTACAAG gtctctctctcccaggctaCGATATGTCCACATTTATCCGGAGGTACAGTCGATATCTGAATGAAAAGGCTGTGTCATACAGACAGGTTGCCTTTGACTTCACTAAAGTAAAGCGAGG gGTGGATGGGGTGATGAGGACCATGAATACAGAGAAGCTACTGAAGACCATCCCTATCATACAAAGCCAGATGGACGCCCTCCTCGACTTCAAT GTTAATGCCAATGAGCTCACAAAYGGAGTGATCAATGCAGGGTTCATGCTCCTCTTCAAAGATTCCATTAGGCTTTTTGCTGCATATAACGAAGGCATCATCAACCTGCTGG AGAAGTACTTTGACATGAAGAAAACMCAGTGTAAAGAGGGCCTGGATATCTACAARAAGTTCCTGACACGAATGACCCGAATCTCAGAGTTCCTTAAAGTGGCAGAG CAGGTGGGGATTGATCGAGGAGACATTCCAGACCTTTCCCAG GCTCCCAGTAGCCTCCTGGAAGCTCTGGAGCAGCACCTGGCCTCTCTAGAGGGGAAGAAAGTCAAAGACTCCACTGCTGCCAGCAG GGCTAGTACTCTATCCAACGCAGTGTCCTCGCTGGCCAGTACAGGGATGTCTTTTACTAAAGTAGACGAGCGGGAGAAGCAGGCTGctctggaggaggaacaggctcgtCTCAAAGCACTGAAG GAACAGAGGCTGAAGGAGCTCTCTAAGAGGCCTTCCTTCACCACCACAGACACGTCTCCGGTCTCCATCACCGGGGGCACTATCAGCACAGCCCCGGCAATCGACCTCTTCTCCACACCCAGCTGCTCCAATGG TGCTCTGAAGATGGAGAGTGACCTGTTTGACATTCAGCAGACCTTTAACCCTTCAGTGCAGGCCAGTTCTACAGGGCTTCCTGTGGCCACAGCATGGGCAG GGTACTCCACAGCATCACAGGCCCCTCCCCCAGGAGCACTCCAGGTGGATTTCGAGTCAGTCTTTGGAGCCAAAGCTACCGGCGTTAACAACATTGACTCTGATG ACATCCTGAAACCCACCATGGTCGGCTCCAATCAGGCCTTGTGCTCCATCAATCAGCTGTCAGACAAACTGGTCGGAGTTGACCTGGACTCCTCCCTGGCCAACCTGGTGGGCA ATCTCGGGATTGGAAATGGCACAACAAAAAAGTAA